CGGGTGGAAGTCGAGACGGAGAAAGCCGTCGTAAGGGAGCTCGGAGTGAGCTGCTCGGAGCCTGTAGGAGTCCACGTGCGAGCTCGCAATGGTGGCTACGTGAGGTTGGTGTTAGGGGTGTTCGAAGAAGAGGGCTCTTGCGGCCACGTGCTCAAGGTACGGGGCTCGCCTGAGGACGTCGTCCGTGAGGCAGTGTCTCATGCCAGGGAGGTGATATCGGATGGGTGAGCTGTACCTGGTCGGAGGTGGCCTCTCCGACGTTCGGGATCTCACGTTGCGAGCCCTTGAAGTGTTAGCTAACGTGGAATTGGTGCTGGTCGATACCTATACCAGCGTGTACGACGTAAGCGAAGGTGACCTGAAACGGTTGCTCAAAGAGTTCGGAGGTGATCCTGAAATACGTATGTGTTCGCGGCGGGACCTGGAGGAGCGCTTCTTCGATCTGTGTGATGGGTACGATCGCGTCGCCCTGCTCTCCCCGGGCGACCCGATGGCGGCTACCACTCACGTGGCGCTGGTGGTCGAAGCCGCCGACCATGGATGGGACGTTGAGATAATCAACGGTGTGTCGGTGTTCACCGCGGCGCCGTCCAAGTCGGGGCTGGAGATGTACCGGTTCGGACGTACCGCCACGATTCCGTTGAAAGTACGCTCCGTGTACCCCTACGATGTGCTCGAATCGAACCGGCGGGCCGGTTTACACACCCTATTCTTGCTGGAAGTTGCTGAAGATGGTGAGTTCGTCTCTGTCGCCGACGCCGCTCGTTACCTTTTGGAAATTGAAAGGGAAGAAGGTCGCGGAGTACTCGATCCCTCGGATCTCGCGATCGCCGTAGTAAGGCTCGGGTTCGAGGACGAGTTGGTGGCTCGGGGAACCCTCGAAGAACTCTCCGACTGGGAGCCCAATGAACCTCCGCAAGCTCTAATACTGCCCGCCTCCCGACTCCGTGAAACGGAACACGAATACATCAGTCGTGTCCTACCACACATTCGAGATGTGCGTGGGGTCTAGCCTTTGGGTGAGGAGACTGTCGGTGACTATCACGTCGTACTCGAGGCCGCATGGATCGTGTACAACGTCGACGACGAGGACGACGCCGTCAACATTGCCATCGCCGAAGCGGGCAAACGTTTGAACCGGCATGGTCTCGATTACGTGGACATCGACGTCGGGTTTTACGAGTGCCCTGAATGTGGTAATGAGATCGAAGGTGTGTGGATAGTGGCGGGTACAGCCCTCGTCCGACTGATTCTATCGATGCGAGTGTTCAACGCGGAAAGTGAAGAACACGCCGTTCGCATCGCTAAGTACGAGATCGGTCAAGCGTTGGAAGATGTACCCTTAGGTGTCGTCGAAGTTACTCCGCTATGACCATTCACTTGCTCCTTATAAGATGAGCCCATATCAGTGCCGAGAGCAACGTGAACGTGGCCAGGGCGAAGGAGTTCATCGCCCTAGAGAATAGGAATACCCCTATCAACGACTGAACTGAGAACGCGATCAGACAACCGAAGAGTATGGACTCTCTCGCCAGGAATCTCGCCGTCATCTTACGCCTTCTCAGTCTTATGTACTCCGATAGACACCTTGATCCTATGTACAGTGTGGTTGCAACCCATATGGACAGTAATATCGACCCGATGTACCCGAAGTCGAAAGCCCAGGTGAACAGCCCGGGCAGCATGTAATCGAGAAGGTCCTTCTTAACTACAAGTGCCCCGTGTAGTGTTGGTACGTCGAGTCTGAACATCATGAGGTACCCGACAGGCAGTGTGACGAACCCGTCACCGAAGCCTCGCCACTCGTACCCGGCGGGAAGCGCCTTCGTGGAGTGACCGATTATGTGCGTGTTCTTCGCTACGAACTCTAGTCCCGGTACGGTGTATTCAGCGAATCGCTTGATACGGAGCGTCGGGCTGAGTACGGGCTTGTTCAGGATGTGAGCGAGCAATTCCAGGAGACCGAAGAGACCTATGACCATCAGTGTTACCATCACGATCGACCTTTTGCTCATTTTAGCCGCTCGAGCAGCAAAAGCTCTGAATCTCGACTCCACTTTCAAGTACTTCGCTATGAAATGTTCCGTGAGCGCCCAGCACAGGAACCAGGAGAGTAGGAAGTCACGGTGCATAATTCCTCCGACTATCCCTACGTACACCCATAAGAGATTGAAGTACGGCCGAGTACGTCGGGCCGTAGTGATACCACGGGTTTCGAGCAGTTGCAGAAGGTACCTCGAGGTCGCCCAGGCGGCGAGCGCCAGTGGGCCGAACGGGTGTGTGAACTCGTGGCGTGGTATTGGGAGGAACAGCGAGAAAGCGTCAACGGTGAATAGAAGGGCCAGTACTCCTAATGTGAAGAGGGACAGTGAGAGGACCCTTTGCACCGTTACTGAGGAATAACTTAGGGCGAACGGTATCGTCAAGTGGGTGATCACGAAGAAATCCAGAAGGGCTTCACCCGTGTTATAGGGAACCACGTACAAATTACCACGCCCGCAGCCTCCGATTTACGAGTTCTCTGATCCCTCCGAGCACGATCAGCGCCACTCCTACGGCGGAGCTGATCAGGCCTAGGGAGTGTAGTGTCTCGGGGGAGATCGGAGTCTTCAACGGCGGCTTTTTGTACCCCTTAGGTAGCGGACGCATGTAGATAGTGATCAGGTTGGCCTCGGGTTCCACTTTGACGTCACCAGGTAGTATGTAGTCGTACCCTAACAGCGTGTTGTTGTCTATGTCGGAGTCGATCGCGCGGGCGATGTCCTCCGGTTGCTTCTTCCCGGCTTGGACTAGCGTCTGGACGGTCTCGACTATCGACACTTTATCGTACACGCTCTTGATTCCATAAACCCGGACGATCGGCCGATCCTTCCTCACCGTGATCATGTCTCGGGCGACCTGCCAGGCGTACTCCGTTCGGAGGGGGGACCCGCAGACGGGACACCGCGAGTACTTGGAGGCCACCGGGTAGGCGACGCTCCATCCACATTTGGGGCAGACTTTACGGTAGACAGTGTCCATCGGGATACCGCGCGCGTTGAGCTTGGGCGGGACGAAGGTATCGCCCGTCGACAGACCGGCGGTGATGTTGACTACACCACCTCCGTACTTCTCTCCGGACTTCTTGGCCACGTAACCCATGATCCTTGTCACTATCTCCGTCGCGGGTAGACCGTCCCTGATCATCCTACCGGCCATGATGGCAGCCTCTATTCGGACCTTCGTAGCGGTGCCGTACATAGGGTTACCAGGCGTGTTACGCAGGTGGATTACGGCGCACTTGACGTTTTTGGGTATCCGGACGATGTTAAGGCCTTCGCTGCTGTGGTACTGCTTGATGATGATCCTGTTCCCTTTCACTATCACCACTGCGATATCGTAGCTTCCGCCTACCGCAACGCCCTTCCCGGGGCCTCCGACCAGAAGTCGGTCCGTGGGTGACCGGCTGATACCGGCCCTCACTGCACTTTCTATGCCCTCACCCAGCTCCAACGCCCGTATACACGCCAGGATGGCCTCCAGACGTGCCGTACCCTTGCTCAGACCTCCCGCTAGGACGGCCACGTGTAACTTCTTAGACACCAGGAACGTTGACTGGAACATGTTAGGTGCGAAGGACATCGAGGCTGCGGCTGCACCATTAGGATCCTTGCCGCTGGGGTCCGTGATCACGATCATGTTGAAGGTAGCGGACGCTCCGGAGACCAGTGCCAGGAGCGCGATCAGCGGGATCAGCACACGGATCGCGGGATCCCCCCTACCTCGGCAATCCGTAGTCTTCGATCACCCGAACCACGACGACTCCTGATCGTTTGATCGTGATCTGGACGGATCGGATGGGTTTGATCTTCGTTCCCGGGATCACGCTCCTCATCGCGTATATCCTCGCCCTCCTAATCGCCTCATGCAGCGGGATTTTCTTGCCTTCCGGGGTGATGAGGGTCCCGCCCTTGATAACCGAACCGGGGCGCAGGCCCGACGCCATCACGTTGCTACGTATGACCTCTTCCGGCAGGAAATCGCAGCCGACTACGTCGATACCTATGATCCTGAGTCCTTCCTGCTTGGGTACCGGACGTGCCGCCCACGCGGTGTACTCTGCGATCCTCCCGATGCTGAGGAGTAGAGCGCCCATCAGCATGATCACCAGGTTACGTCGGGAAACTGGCCACGGTTTGATCCACTTCCTCTTCTTTTCTTCCTCTTCCACCACTAGATCACCCCCATATCGCGCAGGACCTCTCGGGCAGGTTCCATTCCTTGGGCTCCTCCCAGCAGAATCACGGTGTCATCGTCCGCTAGGTCCAGTGCACGCTCCAAAGCGTCTTCTAACCGATCGTAGTGCTCATAGTCGATGCCGGAACGCTCCAGTTCCTCCAGGAACGCCTTCCGCTCCTTAGGACGCACTACGTTAGCATTGTTCACGAGACCCTCTGACGAGGTCGCGATCACGTGGACGCGGATTCCCTCGTCCTGCAGATCCTTAGCACCTTCGGCCAGCGCCCGGGCGATTTGACGGTTAATGTCGACGCCACGCGACCCGCGGATCGCGAATACGATAATCACCCTAGAGCGATTCAGCCGCCGCATGGCACGAACCGTGGCGAGTACTCCGTCGGGGTTATGGCAGAAATCGTCGTAAATCAGCGGGTCGTCGCACAGGCGTTCGAACCTCCGCTTCAGGGGCTGGTACGTCCTCAGACCTTCGGCAATATCTTCACGATCTATTCCTAGAGCTCCCGCGGCGGCTACGGCGGCCAACGCGTTGTATAGGAAGTGGTCCACCGGTAGGGGGAACTCCCGTACGAGTATCAGGGGCTTCTCGTCCAGTACTATCCACTCTTCCCCTTCGTGTTCCTCAATGTGTGAATACCCTTCGTTCCATCCATACCATACCGTCTCCACACCTTTCTTGATCATCTGCCGTACGTACCGATCATCACGGTTGAGCACAGCGATACCTCCCTCTCGTAGGGCCCGCACAACACCGTACACGGCGTCCGCCATCTCGTCCATAGAGGAAACCAGGTTCGTGTGGTCTATCCCGACGTTCGTTACGACCGCCAGCTCGCATTCGAGGGCCTTCGCCATCCGGTAGGCATGGTCCTCCATTATTCGACCCGTAGGTAGGCCTTGTACTTCGGATACCTCCACACACAGGTAATCTTCAGGCTGTTCCTCGCGCAACTCCATCGCGACCACTGGGTCTATGAGAGTGTTCTTCTCGGAACGGAAGTCCGTGTTGCAGTAAACATCGAAGCCGGCAGTATCGAGAATGTGGTGAAGCAAGTGATTCGTGGTCGACTTACCATTAGTACCCGTCACGCAGATCGCGGTCGCGTCGGGAGCGCACTTCTCCCGGGCTACGCGTAGAGCGTACTCGTTCGCCCGATCCACCTCCGTCAGGATCAAGGGAATTCCAAGCTCGTCGCATCTCTCGATCAGCTTGCCGCGCGGACGTTCAGTCACCAGACACGCTACGCCTCTCTCCGACGCGATCTCGGCACCTTTGTCGTCCAACCACCATCGGATCACTACGTCTCCTTCTCTCGCTCTCCCTAACGTT
Above is a window of Methanopyrus sp. SNP6 DNA encoding:
- the dph5 gene encoding diphthine synthase, translated to MGELYLVGGGLSDVRDLTLRALEVLANVELVLVDTYTSVYDVSEGDLKRLLKEFGGDPEIRMCSRRDLEERFFDLCDGYDRVALLSPGDPMAATTHVALVVEAADHGWDVEIINGVSVFTAAPSKSGLEMYRFGRTATIPLKVRSVYPYDVLESNRRAGLHTLFLLEVAEDGEFVSVADAARYLLEIEREEGRGVLDPSDLAIAVVRLGFEDELVARGTLEELSDWEPNEPPQALILPASRLRETEHEYISRVLPHIRDVRGV
- a CDS encoding DUF555 domain-containing protein → MGEETVGDYHVVLEAAWIVYNVDDEDDAVNIAIAEAGKRLNRHGLDYVDIDVGFYECPECGNEIEGVWIVAGTALVRLILSMRVFNAESEEHAVRIAKYEIGQALEDVPLGVVEVTPL
- a CDS encoding Mur ligase family protein; the encoded protein is MRELAENVEGKIRSGDPDNVITGWFSTLGRAREGDVVIRWWLDDKGAEIASERGVACLVTERPRGKLIERCDELGIPLILTEVDRANEYALRVAREKCAPDATAICVTGTNGKSTTNHLLHHILDTAGFDVYCNTDFRSEKNTLIDPVVAMELREEQPEDYLCVEVSEVQGLPTGRIMEDHAYRMAKALECELAVVTNVGIDHTNLVSSMDEMADAVYGVVRALREGGIAVLNRDDRYVRQMIKKGVETVWYGWNEGYSHIEEHEGEEWIVLDEKPLILVREFPLPVDHFLYNALAAVAAAGALGIDREDIAEGLRTYQPLKRRFERLCDDPLIYDDFCHNPDGVLATVRAMRRLNRSRVIIVFAIRGSRGVDINRQIARALAEGAKDLQDEGIRVHVIATSSEGLVNNANVVRPKERKAFLEELERSGIDYEHYDRLEDALERALDLADDDTVILLGGAQGMEPAREVLRDMGVI